A DNA window from Ranitomeya imitator isolate aRanImi1 chromosome 2, aRanImi1.pri, whole genome shotgun sequence contains the following coding sequences:
- the MARCHF5 gene encoding E3 ubiquitin-protein ligase MARCHF5 isoform X1 translates to MSEPSSVSLQQILDRSCWVCFATDEDDRTAEWVRPCRCRGSTKWVHQSCLQRWVDEKQRGNSTARVACPQCNAEYLIEFPNLGPVVYMLDLADRLISKACPFAAAGIMVGSIYWTAVTYGAVTVMQVVGHKEGLDVMERADPLFLLIGLPTIPVMLILGKMIRWEDYVLRLWRKYSNKLQILNSIFPGIGCPVPRVPAEANPLADHVSATRILCGALVFPTIATIVGKLMFSSVNSNLQRTILDLSSFHATEVCLQCIALCKKKKKNTSRPSKYLCPWSEKANALLIQKTECDRVIYRQICPVRVDERREQKAFHGAPLGE, encoded by the exons GAGTTGCTGGGTGTGTTTCGCTACGGATGAAGATGACAGAACAGCGGAGTGGGTCAGGCCGTGCCGCTGCCGAGGGTCTACAAAGTGGGTACATCAGTCATGTCTCCAGCGCTGGGTAGATGAGAAACAGAGAGGAAACAGCACTGCCAGAGTCGCCTGCCCACAGTGTAATGCCGAATACTTGATAGAGTTCCCGAACCTCG GTCCAGTTGTATATATGTTGGACCTAGCAGACAGACTGATATCGAAAGCCTGTCCATTTGCTGCTGCTGGGATAATGGTGGGTTCGATCTACTGGACTGCCGTCACCTATGGTGCAGTGACGGTCATGCAG GTAGTTGGGCACAAGGAAGGTCTGGATGTTATGGAGCGTGCAGACCCTCTGTTCCTGCTGATCGGTCTTCCCACCATCCCTGTTATGCTGATCCTAGGCAAAATGATCCGCTGGGAAGATTACGTGCTCAGGCTGTGGCGGAAATACTCCAACAAATTGCAGATACTTAACAGCATATTTCCAG GAATTGGATGCCCGGTGCCTCGGGTGCCCGCTGAAGCCAACCCTCTAGCAGATCACGTCTCTGCTACCCGCATACTGTGCGGAGCTCTTGTCTTTCCCACCATCGCTACAATAGTTGGCAAACTGATGTTCAGCAGTGTTAACTCCAACCTACAAAGGACGATTTTG gatttgtcAAGTTTTCATGCAACAGAAGTTTGCCTTCAGTGCATtgcattatgtaaaaaaaaaaagaaaaatactagCAGACCCAGCAAATATCTGTGTCCATGGAGTGAAAAGGCAAATGCGTTATTGATACAGAAAACTGAATGTGATCGGGTCATTTACAGACAGATCTGTCCCGTAAGAGTTGATGAGAGGAGGGAACAGAAGGCGTTTCATGGCGCCCCACTTGGCGAGTAA
- the MARCHF5 gene encoding E3 ubiquitin-protein ligase MARCHF5 isoform X2 codes for MSEPSSVSLQQILDRSCWVCFATDEDDRTAEWVRPCRCRGSTKWVHQSCLQRWVDEKQRGNSTARVACPQCNAEYLIEFPNLGPVVYMLDLADRLISKACPFAAAGIMVGSIYWTAVTYGAVTVMQAIGHKEGLDVMERADPLFLLIGLPTIPVMLILGKMIRWEDYVLRLWRKYSNKLQILNSIFPGIGCPVPRVPAEANPLADHVSATRILCGALVFPTIATIVGKLMFSSVNSNLQRTILDLSSFHATEVCLQCIALCKKKKKNTSRPSKYLCPWSEKANALLIQKTECDRVIYRQICPVRVDERREQKAFHGAPLGE; via the exons GAGTTGCTGGGTGTGTTTCGCTACGGATGAAGATGACAGAACAGCGGAGTGGGTCAGGCCGTGCCGCTGCCGAGGGTCTACAAAGTGGGTACATCAGTCATGTCTCCAGCGCTGGGTAGATGAGAAACAGAGAGGAAACAGCACTGCCAGAGTCGCCTGCCCACAGTGTAATGCCGAATACTTGATAGAGTTCCCGAACCTCG GTCCAGTTGTATATATGTTGGACCTAGCAGACAGACTGATATCGAAAGCCTGTCCATTTGCTGCTGCTGGGATAATGGTGGGTTCGATCTACTGGACTGCCGTCACCTATGGTGCAGTGACGGTCATGCAGGCAA TTGGGCACAAGGAAGGTCTGGATGTTATGGAGCGTGCAGACCCTCTGTTCCTGCTGATCGGTCTTCCCACCATCCCTGTTATGCTGATCCTAGGCAAAATGATCCGCTGGGAAGATTACGTGCTCAGGCTGTGGCGGAAATACTCCAACAAATTGCAGATACTTAACAGCATATTTCCAG GAATTGGATGCCCGGTGCCTCGGGTGCCCGCTGAAGCCAACCCTCTAGCAGATCACGTCTCTGCTACCCGCATACTGTGCGGAGCTCTTGTCTTTCCCACCATCGCTACAATAGTTGGCAAACTGATGTTCAGCAGTGTTAACTCCAACCTACAAAGGACGATTTTG gatttgtcAAGTTTTCATGCAACAGAAGTTTGCCTTCAGTGCATtgcattatgtaaaaaaaaaaagaaaaatactagCAGACCCAGCAAATATCTGTGTCCATGGAGTGAAAAGGCAAATGCGTTATTGATACAGAAAACTGAATGTGATCGGGTCATTTACAGACAGATCTGTCCCGTAAGAGTTGATGAGAGGAGGGAACAGAAGGCGTTTCATGGCGCCCCACTTGGCGAGTAA